One window of Zingiber officinale cultivar Zhangliang unplaced genomic scaffold, Zo_v1.1 ctg166, whole genome shotgun sequence genomic DNA carries:
- the LOC122036453 gene encoding uncharacterized protein LOC122036453: MKEWLLFKKLMHMETGVGWNPTNNSLDASDEWWETKLRENGEYAKFRNKDLSLVWFRYDKLFSDVAATGERARAPSQQTVHCIDDNEEVMKENDDFPDFEGHIGIDDSEYNEDRGIEHDVSFGIKEKSNMGNDIVFPSLSSLKRKFNGEYGKEKKKISGATSLKEDIHSLLKYLENKSTVTSAPSTEKDIESAMVILKNIPGIEHKTELWCYACNLSSKKEMRAIFLNQPDNDCRLAWLNLMEPWDVRHCALTDSNIFCEDEPIEDEDGFQDDPEWLIDCIRAIDGTHVKARLPQGKAIPYIGRKGVAHDNRIFGEAIRRPEINFPHPKGKKYYLVDAGYSHMPGYMGPYKGENIRNCVEQTFGVWKARWNILADMPYYHIDTQREIVLATMQVFELMRLKLAVEIVKVYNLKTETLYYPKATHVSKATQIIKHFENEVPQEPTTYG, encoded by the exons ATGAAGGAGTGGTTATTGTTCAAGAAGTTGATGCACATGGAAACTGGAGTTGGTTGGAATCCTACAAATAATTCACTTGATGCTTCCGATGAATGGTGGGAGACAAAACTTAGG GAAAATGGAGAGTATGccaaatttagaaataaagattTATCACTCGTGTGGTTTCGGTATGATAAATTATTTTCTGATGTTGCTGCCACAGGAGAAAGGGCAAGGGCACCAAGTCAACAAACTGTGCATTGCATTGATGACAATGAAGAGGTTATGAAAGAAAATGATGATTTTCCTGATTTTGAAGGGCATATTGGCATCGATGATAGTGAATATAACGAGGATAGGGGAATCGAGCATGATGTCAGCTTTGGAATCAAAGAAAAAAGTAATATGGGTAATGACATTGTGTTTCCATCTTTGTCATCGTTGAAGAGAAAATTTAATGGAGAATAtggtaaagaaaagaagaaaatttcTGGAGCAACCTCACTAAAGGAAGATATTCACTCTCTTTTAAAGTATTTAGAAAATAAGAGCACCGTAACTTCCGCACCTTCGACAGAGAAAGATATTGAATCTGCAATGGTGATACTAAAGAATATTCCTGGAATAGAGCATAAAACTGAACTTTGGTGTTACGCTTGTAACTTGTCGAGCAAAAAAGAAATGCGAGCAATTTTTCTCAATCAACCTGATAATGATTGTCGTTTGGCGTGGTTAAA TTTAATGGAGCCTTGGGATGTTCGACACTGTGCTTTAACTGATTcaaatatattttgtgaggatGAACCAATTGAAGATGAAGATGGATTCCAAGATGATCCAGAATGGCTGATT GATTGCATCAGGGCAATTGATGGCACACATGTTAAGGCGCGATTACCACAAGGCAAAGCAATCCCATATATTGGACGCAAAG GAGTTGCTCATGATAATAGAATATTTGGAGAAGCTATTCGTAGGCCAGAAATTAATTTTCCTCAtccaaaaggaaaaaaatattactTGGTTGATGCTGGATATTCACATATGCCAGGATATATGGGTCCTTATAAAGGTGAAAATATAAG GAATTGTGTTGAACAAACATTTGGAGTTTGGAAAGCAAGATGGAATATTTTAGCTGATATGCCTTATTATCATATTGATACACAAAGAGAAATTGTGCTGGCAACAATG CAAGTGTTTGAGCTGATGAGATTGAAGTTGGCAGTGGAGATCGTGAAAGTTTACAATTTGAAGACTGAAACACTCTATTATCCGAAGGCAACACATGTGTCGAAAGCAACGCAAATAATTAAGCATTTTGAGAATGAAGTTCCACAGGAACCTACTACATATGGttaa
- the LOC122036456 gene encoding remorin 4.1-like — MRPVDGKGSHYEATQDHNFGTNASNFELQNGSKPLRRHKALGSRTKPTPSKWDDAQKWLVGFSGGEHKQTASKPRNSNADDRRLLTSLSQRGRDSCSSADGDDIVLAIAAQEEGETKKIDYWGASKPVVEDAAVAVRSICLRDTGTEMTPIASKEPSRTGTPLRATTPVLKSPISSRSSTPGRGLPGGQQPEGHQAAAGATTIRSVERRSGVVPYGRANGGGGPRALRAEAEIDGCKLGEVNAAAEKETNPNSLESRAVAWDEAERAKFMARYKREEVKIQAWENHEKRKAELEMRRMEVKAERIKSRAQERYTNKLAAARRVAEEKRANAEAKLNERAARTTEKADFIRRTGHLPSSFFSFKLPSLCN, encoded by the exons ATGAGGCCTGTGGACGGCAAGGGGAGCCACTATGAAGCAACTCAGGATCATAACTTTGGCACCAACGCGAGCAACTTCGAGTTGCAAAATGGCAGCAAGCCACTCCGTCGGCACAAAGCCTTGGGATCCCGCACCAAGCCGACACCCTCAAAGTGGGACGACGCGCAGAAGTGGCTGGTCGGGTTCTCCGGAGGCGAGCACAAGCAGACAGCGAGCAAGCCACGGAACTCCAACGCGGACGACCGCAGGCTGCTAACGTCTTTGTCCCAGAGAGGGAGGGACTCCTGCAGCAGCGCCGACGGGGACGACATAGTTCTCGCGATCGCCGCGCAGGAGGAAGGGGAGACAAAGAAGATCGACTACTGGGGGGCCAGCAAACCGGTGGTGGAGGACGCGGCGGTGGCGGTTCGGTCGATCTGCCTCCGCGACACGGGCACCGAAATGACGCCGATCGCGAGCAAGGAGCCGTCGAGGACAGGGACGCCGCTGCGGGCAACAACGCCGGTGCTGAAAAGCCCGATCTCGTCGAGGTCCTCCACGCCAGGCAGAGGCCTACCAGGCGGGCAGCAACCGGAGGGCCACCAAGCCGCGGCGGGAGCGACGACTATTAGGAGCGTGGAGAGGAGAAGCGGCGTCGTGCCCTATGGGAGGGCGAACGGAGGCGGCGGGCCCAGGGCCTTGAGGGCGGAGGCAGAGATCGATGGCTGCAAGTTGGGCGAGGTCAATGCGGCGGCGGAGAAAGAGACGAACCCTAATTCGCTGGAATCCCGAGCCGTCGCCTGGGACGAAGCCGAGCGGGCAAAATTCATGGCTAG atACAAACGCGAAGAGGTGAAAATACAAGCATGGGAAAATCATGAGAAAAGAAAGGCTGAATTAGAGATGAGGAGGATGGAG GTTAAGGCCGAGAGAATAAAGTCACGGGCCCAAGAGAGATACACGAACAAGTTGGCGGCCGCACGGAGAGTAGCGGAGGAGAAGCGTGCGAACGCGGAGGCAAAATTGAACGAGCGAGCTGCGAGAACCACAGAGAAAGCGGATTTCATTAGAAGGACCGGccatcttccttcttctttcttctccttcaagtTGCCTTCTCTTTGTAATTGA
- the LOC122036458 gene encoding uncharacterized protein LOC122036458 isoform X1 — protein sequence MPPSSPLRLSPRRELIKESAHGRSHSLNNGLDARDKDDKLALFDEINKHDREKLLVHFSNDFDGLIDSKVEIAIQPRGGNCNLLNINGDNNDYDWLVAPPESPLFRSLDDDQSRASQERRREQLNGKIQMPTRSNASPSRQIRSPRSSYDVIQTAARPSSAPHSISTPVVSEKTPLKRPSTPPTKRSPPSPRSSSPTVQRISIGAYGQTVSSSTRGTSPIKASHQNFASPTPRGRRSSFSGFSMETPPNLRTFMPDQSGSRVRGTSPVSGVSMSPSSKFGTRSTPPSPARNCISSQSHERQQSHCRESATSFGHDDADSIFCSGIGLSGGSTRKTGSAEKSRDVPSYKKTFILPSSFSGTTESFSYVDHQETSHGMSSLLSGASAAKLCDGKTNNKVHGSMLSGKLSHTGRYNSNSEGDLCFSHNMEYGSHTRNHLFDEWEITKQYGIQEAEAPNFDNIDKLSLDYHHGNSTQTRDFYVGSRTSEVDLQKFQSSAGGIRDAVNTVSNFQSSYVAGCFKTNTSGVSITNLTCGKHTHKMDLDGNNDFFQECATTGELLNFREQGETGKNSPGRKAPIETIVTSAPGKPRGIKDEGDNINSSHDKSVESANSCLETSRVLTELSTHSNSGSEKGVDIGESKVVRHENANEGSNSVDDCQVVLHAAPTYYSDAISEKKIDTFSEDPQNLHSQPKIPNGVDNSQECSLLMKSDKANSASIEEYNCAENATSKQGISLKAQRSGERLFTLEEATESILFCSSIIHDLAYKAATIEMEKEMVLSKASQPTFTHVEQSTQDEKDLQTLSNIHIKISQSDARKKMETDKDFGSGAKIYKLVSSATIISPRKCNCIVM from the exons ATGCCGCCTTCATCTCCATTGAGACTTTCTCCTCGAAGGGAACTCATAAAGGAGAGTGCTCATGGAAGGAGCCATAGTTTGAATAACGGACTTGATGCTCGGGACAAAGATGACAAACTTGCGTTGTTTGATGAAATCAACAAGCATGACCGAGAGAAGTTATTGGTGCATTTTTCTAACGATTTCGATGGATTGATAG ATTCGAAAGTTGAGATCGCTATTCAACCTCGAGGAGGCAACTGTAATCTACTGAACATAAATGGTGACAATAATGACTATGATTG GCTAGTAGCTCCTCCAGAATCTCCTCTTTTCCGTTCACTGGATGATGATCAGTCTCGAGCTAGtcaagaaaggagaagagaacaACTA AATGGGAAGATTCAAATGCCGACTAGAAGCAATGCAAGTCCTTCCAGACAAATTCGATCTCCTAGATCCTCATATGATGTAATCCAGACAGCTGCTAGGCCATCATCAGCCCCTCACTCCATCTCCACTCCAGTTGTAAGTGAAAAAACTCCCTTGAAAAGGCCTTCGACCCCTCCAACCAAGCGTTCCCCGCCTAGTCCTAGGTCATCTAGTCCCACAGTTCAAAGGATTAGCATCGGCGCATATGGGCAGACAGTATCTTCTAGTACAAGAGGAACATCCCCCATAAAGGCAAGTCATCAAAATTTTGCATCACCAACACCAAGAGGCCGACGATCTAGCTTTTCTGGTTTCTCCATGGAAACACCACCAAACCTCCGAACTTTTATGCCAGATCAGTCAGGGTCACGTGTACGTGGTACTTCTCCGGTATCAGGAGTTTCCATGAGTCCATCTTCAAAATTTGGAACAAGATCAACACCACCATCACCAGCCAGAAACTGCATATCATCACAAAGCCATGAAAGACAGCAATCTCATTGCAGAGAATCGGCAACATCATTTGGTCATGATGATGCAGATTCAATTTTTTGCAGTGGTATAGGATTATCAGGAGGTTCTACAAGAAAaactggttctgctgagaaaagTAGGGATGTGCCATCCTACAAGAAAACTTTCATATTGCCATCTTCATTCTCTGGCACGACAGAATCTTTTAGTTATGTG GATCATCAAGAAACCTCCCATGGCATGAGCTCTCTTCTGTCAGGTGCTTCTGCCGCCAAGCTTTGTGATGGTAAAACaaataataaagtgcatgggtcTATGCTCTCTGGTAAGTTGTCACATACTGGCAGGTACAACTCTAACTCTGAAGGTGATTTATGCTTTTCTCATAACATGGAGTATGGTAGCCATACGCGAAATCATCTATTCGATGAATGGGAAATAACAAAACAATATGGAATCCAAGAGGCAGAGGCTCCCAACTTTGATAATATTGATAAGCTGAGCCTTGATTATCATCATGGAAATAGCACACAGACTAGAGACTTTTATGTTGGATCCAGAACTTCCGAAGTCGATCTTCAAAAGTTTCAAAGTTCTGCAGGTGGTATACGTGATGCAGTCAATACTGTATCAAATTTTCAGTCTTCGTATGTGGCTGGTTGTTTTAAGACTAACACCAGTGGAGTATCTATTACTAATTTGACATGTGGGAAACACACACATAAAATGGATTTGGATGGAAACAACGATTTTTTCCAAGAATGTGCCACAACAGGCGAGCTATTGAATTTTAGAGAACAAGGGGAAACAGGAAAGAATTCACCAGGTAGAAAGGCTCCTATCGAAACGATTGTGACTTCAGCACCCGGTAAGCCAAGAGGAATTAAGGATGAGGGGGACAACATCAATAGTAGCCACGACAAGAGTGTTGAAAGTGCCAACTCCTGCTTAGAAACTTCAAGAGTTCTGACAGAGCTATCGACCCACTCCAATAGTGGATCTGAAAAAGGAGTGGATATTGGAGAATCAAAAGTTGTGAGGCATGAGAATGCCAATGAAGGTTCTAACTCAGTTGATGATTGTCAAGTCGTCTTGCATGCTGCACCTACTTATTATTCTGATGCGATCTCGGAGAAGAAAATTGATACATTTTCTGAAGACCCACAGAATTTGCATTCACAGCCTAAAATACCTAATGGCGTAGACAATTCCCAGGAGTGTTCTCTATTGATGAAATCAGACAAGGCCAACTCAGCCTCTATAGAGGAATACAATTGTGCTGAAAATGCTACCTCAA AACAGGGTATATCACTTAAAGCTCAAAGGAGTGGTGAGAGACTTTTCACTTTGGAAGAAGCAACTGAGTCTATACTCTTCTGCAGTTCCATAATTCATGATTTGGCCTACAAAGCTGCAACCATTGAGATGGAAAAGGAAATGGTCCTCTCCAAGGCTTCTCAGCCAACATTTACACATGTTGAGCAATCTACACAAGATGAAAAAGATCTCCAAACCTTGTCTAATATACACATTAAAATTTCACAGAGCGATGCAAGAAAAAAGATGGAGACAGACAAGGACTTCGGAAGCGGTGCCAAAATCTATAAGCTGGTATCTTCTGCTACCATAATTTCACCAAGGAAGTGCAATTGCATTGTGATGTag
- the LOC122036458 gene encoding uncharacterized protein LOC122036458 isoform X2, with amino-acid sequence MPPSSPLRLSPRRELIKESAHGRSHSLNNGLDARDKDDKLALFDEINKHDREKLLVHFSNDFDGLIDSKVEIAIQPRGGNCNLLNINGDNNDYDWLVAPPESPLFRSLDDDQSRASQERRREQLNGKIQMPTRSNASPSRQIRSPRSSYDVIQTAARPSSAPHSISTPVVSEKTPLKRPSTPPTKRSPPSPRSSSPTVQRISIGAYGQTVSSSTRGTSPIKASHQNFASPTPRGRRSSFSGFSMETPPNLRTFMPDQSGSRVRGTSPVSGVSMSPSSKFGTRSTPPSPARNCISSQSHERQQSHCRESATSFGHDDADSIFCSGIGLSGGSTRKTGSAEKSRDVPSYKKTFILPSSFSGTTESFSYVDHQETSHGMSSLLSGASAAKLCDGKTNNKVHGSMLSGKLSHTGRYNSNSEGDLCFSHNMEYGSHTRNHLFDEWEITKQYGIQEAEAPNFDNIDKLSLDYHHGNSTQTRDFYVGSRTSEVDLQKFQSSAGGIRDAVNTVSNFQSSYVAGCFKTNTSGVSITNLTCGKHTHKMDLDGNNDFFQECATTGELLNFREQGETGKNSPGRKAPIETIVTSAPGKPRGIKDEGDNINSSHDKSVESANSCLETSRVLTELSTHSNSGSEKGVDIGESKVVRHENANEGSNSVDDCQVVLHAAPTYYSDAISEKKIDTFSEDPQNLHSQPKIPNGVDNSQECSLLMKSDKANSASIEEYNCAENATSRYIT; translated from the exons ATGCCGCCTTCATCTCCATTGAGACTTTCTCCTCGAAGGGAACTCATAAAGGAGAGTGCTCATGGAAGGAGCCATAGTTTGAATAACGGACTTGATGCTCGGGACAAAGATGACAAACTTGCGTTGTTTGATGAAATCAACAAGCATGACCGAGAGAAGTTATTGGTGCATTTTTCTAACGATTTCGATGGATTGATAG ATTCGAAAGTTGAGATCGCTATTCAACCTCGAGGAGGCAACTGTAATCTACTGAACATAAATGGTGACAATAATGACTATGATTG GCTAGTAGCTCCTCCAGAATCTCCTCTTTTCCGTTCACTGGATGATGATCAGTCTCGAGCTAGtcaagaaaggagaagagaacaACTA AATGGGAAGATTCAAATGCCGACTAGAAGCAATGCAAGTCCTTCCAGACAAATTCGATCTCCTAGATCCTCATATGATGTAATCCAGACAGCTGCTAGGCCATCATCAGCCCCTCACTCCATCTCCACTCCAGTTGTAAGTGAAAAAACTCCCTTGAAAAGGCCTTCGACCCCTCCAACCAAGCGTTCCCCGCCTAGTCCTAGGTCATCTAGTCCCACAGTTCAAAGGATTAGCATCGGCGCATATGGGCAGACAGTATCTTCTAGTACAAGAGGAACATCCCCCATAAAGGCAAGTCATCAAAATTTTGCATCACCAACACCAAGAGGCCGACGATCTAGCTTTTCTGGTTTCTCCATGGAAACACCACCAAACCTCCGAACTTTTATGCCAGATCAGTCAGGGTCACGTGTACGTGGTACTTCTCCGGTATCAGGAGTTTCCATGAGTCCATCTTCAAAATTTGGAACAAGATCAACACCACCATCACCAGCCAGAAACTGCATATCATCACAAAGCCATGAAAGACAGCAATCTCATTGCAGAGAATCGGCAACATCATTTGGTCATGATGATGCAGATTCAATTTTTTGCAGTGGTATAGGATTATCAGGAGGTTCTACAAGAAAaactggttctgctgagaaaagTAGGGATGTGCCATCCTACAAGAAAACTTTCATATTGCCATCTTCATTCTCTGGCACGACAGAATCTTTTAGTTATGTG GATCATCAAGAAACCTCCCATGGCATGAGCTCTCTTCTGTCAGGTGCTTCTGCCGCCAAGCTTTGTGATGGTAAAACaaataataaagtgcatgggtcTATGCTCTCTGGTAAGTTGTCACATACTGGCAGGTACAACTCTAACTCTGAAGGTGATTTATGCTTTTCTCATAACATGGAGTATGGTAGCCATACGCGAAATCATCTATTCGATGAATGGGAAATAACAAAACAATATGGAATCCAAGAGGCAGAGGCTCCCAACTTTGATAATATTGATAAGCTGAGCCTTGATTATCATCATGGAAATAGCACACAGACTAGAGACTTTTATGTTGGATCCAGAACTTCCGAAGTCGATCTTCAAAAGTTTCAAAGTTCTGCAGGTGGTATACGTGATGCAGTCAATACTGTATCAAATTTTCAGTCTTCGTATGTGGCTGGTTGTTTTAAGACTAACACCAGTGGAGTATCTATTACTAATTTGACATGTGGGAAACACACACATAAAATGGATTTGGATGGAAACAACGATTTTTTCCAAGAATGTGCCACAACAGGCGAGCTATTGAATTTTAGAGAACAAGGGGAAACAGGAAAGAATTCACCAGGTAGAAAGGCTCCTATCGAAACGATTGTGACTTCAGCACCCGGTAAGCCAAGAGGAATTAAGGATGAGGGGGACAACATCAATAGTAGCCACGACAAGAGTGTTGAAAGTGCCAACTCCTGCTTAGAAACTTCAAGAGTTCTGACAGAGCTATCGACCCACTCCAATAGTGGATCTGAAAAAGGAGTGGATATTGGAGAATCAAAAGTTGTGAGGCATGAGAATGCCAATGAAGGTTCTAACTCAGTTGATGATTGTCAAGTCGTCTTGCATGCTGCACCTACTTATTATTCTGATGCGATCTCGGAGAAGAAAATTGATACATTTTCTGAAGACCCACAGAATTTGCATTCACAGCCTAAAATACCTAATGGCGTAGACAATTCCCAGGAGTGTTCTCTATTGATGAAATCAGACAAGGCCAACTCAGCCTCTATAGAGGAATACAATTGTGCTGAAAATGCTACCTCAA GGTATATCACTTAA
- the LOC122036455 gene encoding dirigent protein 1-like: MTSIQLLSFSFLFLFITTIFVVAAGRHHHHHAHHLRLYVHNNTAVLSLNLHKPRNFGDLVVFDNVLRLGRHPSSPQVGSMQGLGVSSDMTDATSTTMFNIVFTGGQHNGSSIAVFGVFRSADTSDWSIIGGSGEFRQARGYVLNRQVVNPTTTMTARMDAYVTFY, translated from the coding sequence ATGACATCAATTCAATTATTATccttctcattcctcttcctctttaTAACTACTATCTTCGTAGTCGCCGCCggccgccaccaccaccaccatgcccACCACCTACGCCTCTATGTCCACAACAACACGGCGGTGCTATCATTGAACCTCCACAAGCCCCGCAACTTCGGCGACCTCGTCGTCTTCGACAATGTCCTCCGATTGGGGCGCCACCCGAGCTCCCCGCAAGTCGGCTCGATGCAGGGCCTCGGGGTTTCCTCCGACATGACCGACGCCACCTCCACGACCATGTTCAACATCGTGTTCACCGGCGGCCAGCACAACGGGAGCTCGATCGCCGTGTTCGGAGTGTTCCGGTCGGCTGACACTTCGGACTGGAGCATCATCGGCGGCTCCGGCGAGTTCCGACAAGCGAGGGGCTACGTGCTGAATAGACAAGTAGTCAACCCCACGACGACGATGACAGCTCGGATGGATGCTTACGTCACGTTTTACTAA